The nucleotide window ACTTTCCAGTGGAATTATACCCCCATGAAGCAAGAGCCTGATATTTTCGAAATTGATACATGCTGGTCAAATCCTGCCAATtcagaaatattttcaaccAAAAAGACGCAACGTCCggaattgttgaatttgagTCAGGTCGAACCAATACCCatcaacaataacaatacagatgacgacgatgatgatgacaaCTATCCATACCAGGCTTCGTTCttatttggtaataatgAGAAAGGTAGCGGAAACAATGCTTATCCAAATAAGCCCTCCAGAACAACAAGCGAGGATGAAATATTCTCATGgttgaaagaatttgatatcttaaaaaatttaaccGCAAGTGAAGGTAATTCGAAGCAGTTCTTAACTTCTCAATTGGATCAGAAACCCGAGGTTaccaataacaatattaatgttaataataatagaaataatgaatattcaTACATCAcaaacattgaaaatgatcGGGTGTCTCCCCAAGTTACAGCACCTTCTTCTGTGGATTCAGTATTAAGCAATGATTGGTTAAAGCCTAGTACTAATTTGGCGACCATGCCGGTGGGGTTTTATTATGAGAAGGACCAACCGAAAGTCAGAGGTAGGAAACCATCTATATTGCCCGATGATTCCAAGCAATATTTTTGTCATCTTTGCAAGAAAAGATTTAAGAGACATGAACATTTAAAGAGACATTTTAGGACGATTCATTTGAGAGTGAGACCATTTGAATGCTCGGTTTGCCATAAAAGATTCAGCAGGaatgataatttgaatcaACATGTCAGGATACATGAACAGCAACCGATCATGGAACCGATTAGGAAAAGATCGTCAGTTTGAAGCagcattttttttatctaTATATTCAGcttatttattattttatttagGAACttaatcaattaattaatattcaTAAACTCTTTGAATTCATCTGGAATATTAAACTCTTTCCTAATTTGGCTGGAGTCaacattaaattttttaacaagatattcaattaaaagTTCAATATTATCTGTAATGGTCTCcaatttgatcaaattttccttcttaatttcaatttcctccACGATTTTACCTTGATCCCACCTCACAGTTTGCAATTTctcaatttcctttttcaaGCATTTACATTCCtcatccaatttcttcaattcaattaaacAACAATTCCTTTTAAAAGTGGTaccttcaatttcatcgCAGTATTCCTCCCGCATTGCTTTTTCcaacatcatcttctttgaCTCGATTTCTTTCTGGCAAGCATTAACTGAAGATACAAGGCCCTCCCATAACTGATACTGTTTCCATAAAGCCTGTCCCTTAAAACTCCAATAAACGTTAATATTCCCACATTTCTCCATATGGATAATATCATCCACATCTTCATCGATCATCTCCTTCAATAGATCTTTAACCAGGATCCCAGATGAGATGGATTTGCAGTGTTTAGGAACCATCTTTTCTAATTCCTTTAAAGTATAGAAAGAATAGGTAGCCTGTAGGAATTTTAGTAACTCTTGCTTCTTCTCCTGGTTGGAGTTTTGCTTTTGTTTCTTGGGGGGCTAATTAAATGCATTTGTTAGTACGTGAATATGATATTTGTTAGATAACGCTGGAGTAACAAACCATCTGAAGGAGTGtgcaaaatattgaaatttattctttaGTTGTTATCCTGTCTTACTATAAAAGTATAAGGGTTACCTACTTACTTTATAACTACAAGACGCGAAACAGATGATGGGCGGCTATTACTACTATACCAAAAAGGGGAACTCCCTTAAGGTACAAGGTGGGTATAACACACATTTATTCTTAAGGTTTAGTTAGCTAATAAAACACCTTGTAAGGCCCTAAATTCCTCTGAACTACATGTTATTTGGTCTATTGACATTGTTATTACTGTTTGTTCCCCCGTTACCCGCTCGTCGTTTCCGGTCCAAATTTTATTACTAAAATTACGTGGTGTGAAATAAAGTAAGGGAAGGAAGGAACTCAGACACTCCAGTTTAGGATAAACAAGACGAAGTAAGATGGCTAGATTCAGTAGTGGCAGATCAAAACTAAAGATCAAGAAGTCAAGAAAcccaaatattgaaaatgaattaagAGATCTCCTAAACGCCCCAGAAAACGCAAATAAATGTGGGGAGTGCGGTTCCACTTTCCCTACGTGGTGTTCAATTAATTTGGGAGTCTTTTTATGCGGCAGATGTGCATCAGTGCACAGGAAGATATTGAATGGTAGGGAAGACGATgtgttttccaatttgaagtCTTTATCTTTGGATAAGTGGAACAACGATGACATGGATATCCTCGCTGAGTTGGGTGGGAATAAAGGGAACCATAAATTCTGGAACCCAAAGCATGAACCTTTCCCAtttgatggtgatgatgataaatctATAGTGGAGCATTTCATCAGagataaatatattttggGGAAGTTTAGATATGATGAAGTTAAACCCGAGGATTTCGGAGAGAGAGATGAACGAGACAGTAGGTCTAGAAGTAgatatgatgatgattatgGTTCTTATGATAATAGGGATGCATATGATGATTACCACGGAGGAAGCAATCGTCATCATCCACATGACTCTCGCCATGGGAGGTTTAAATATAGCAGGCAGTTGAATGAACTTAGAGATATGGGATATTCAACAGATACGCAAAGAATAAAGGATGCACTAGAAAGAACACACGGGGATATTAATCGTTCATTAGATATAATAGAAAGATCTGATTCTTCCTCTTACTCTTCAAGAAATGAGTCTAGAAGCGGCATGTCTAGTGCTCCAACAAGCGCTCCATCTGCTGTATCTAACCCTCCATTACCTAAAAGGAAATCCACGCTTTCGGGTCCCCAACCTGCCGTATTTGATGGTTTGGATAGTGTAATGACCGGAGCTCCAAACGCTGTAACTGGAGCAGTTCCGGGGGGCATTCAACAGTATTTGGATCCGGCAACAGGGACGATATATGTTGACCAACAACAGTATACGACAGCtgttcaacaacaacagctACAGCTTCAGGCTCAAGCACAGGCGCAGCTTCAAATACAACCACAGATGGCTGTCTATCAGACTCAAATGCCATCATTTTACTACAACGGAATTGAAATTACTCCAAATAACCCACAATATCAACAGTTGCTACTAATGCAACAGCAGCAGGCACCACAACAGTTTCAGTCCGGATTTTACCCACAATAAACGATATATCTTAGATAttacatatatatacaaaCTTTAACGACGATCAATaatgttattattcaaacGCGCACGTGTCATAACACCTTAATGAATGTC belongs to Naumovozyma castellii chromosome 3, complete genome and includes:
- the NCAS0C04070 gene encoding C2H2-type zinc finger protein (ancestral locus Anc_8.144), translated to MAKNYFSDTFQWNYTPMKQEPDIFEIDTCWSNPANSEIFSTKKTQRPELLNLSQVEPIPINNNNTDDDDDDDNYPYQASFLFGNNEKGSGNNAYPNKPSRTTSEDEIFSWLKEFDILKNLTASEGNSKQFLTSQLDQKPEVTNNNINVNNNRNNEYSYITNIENDRVSPQVTAPSSVDSVLSNDWLKPSTNLATMPVGFYYEKDQPKVRGRKPSILPDDSKQYFCHLCKKRFKRHEHLKRHFRTIHLRVRPFECSVCHKRFSRNDNLNQHVRIHEQQPIMEPIRKRSSV
- the MND1 gene encoding Mnd1p (ancestral locus Anc_8.143) — encoded protein: MVPKHCKSISSGILVKDLLKEMIDEDVDDIIHMEKCGNINVYWSFKGQALWKQYQLWEGLVSSVNACQKEIESKKMMLEKAMREEYCDEIEGTTFKRNCCLIELKKLDEECKCLKKEIEKLQTVRWDQGKIVEEIEIKKENLIKLETITDNIELLIEYLVKKFNVDSSQIRKEFNIPDEFKEFMNIN
- the GTS1 gene encoding Gts1p (ancestral locus Anc_8.142), producing MARFSSGRSKLKIKKSRNPNIENELRDLLNAPENANKCGECGSTFPTWCSINLGVFLCGRCASVHRKILNGREDDVFSNLKSLSLDKWNNDDMDILAELGGNKGNHKFWNPKHEPFPFDGDDDKSIVEHFIRDKYILGKFRYDEVKPEDFGERDERDSRSRSRYDDDYGSYDNRDAYDDYHGGSNRHHPHDSRHGRFKYSRQLNELRDMGYSTDTQRIKDALERTHGDINRSLDIIERSDSSSYSSRNESRSGMSSAPTSAPSAVSNPPLPKRKSTLSGPQPAVFDGLDSVMTGAPNAVTGAVPGGIQQYLDPATGTIYVDQQQYTTAVQQQQLQLQAQAQAQLQIQPQMAVYQTQMPSFYYNGIEITPNNPQYQQLLLMQQQQAPQQFQSGFYPQ